A section of the Quatrionicoccus australiensis genome encodes:
- a CDS encoding TIGR01458 family HAD-type hydrolase, giving the protein MPLPSRPQAVLIDLAGVLHIDEQAIPGAVEALQRLRASGLALRFLTNTTRSPRRRIVANLQQMGFAIAPEEVQTAVHATRHLVEQRGLRPHYLIHPDIADEIGASHADPDAVVLGDAGEHFTYAALNTAFRLLMQGRPLIVMARNRYFKEKDGLTLDMGAYVAGLEYSSGVKAEVVGKPAAPFFLSALAELGVAPENAVLIGDDLSDDIGGAQAAGIPGLLVRTGKFRPGDEAHPEIRPAATVDDFAAAVSRLLDR; this is encoded by the coding sequence ATGCCACTGCCGAGCCGCCCGCAAGCCGTCCTGATCGATCTGGCCGGCGTTCTGCATATCGACGAGCAGGCGATTCCCGGCGCCGTCGAAGCCTTGCAGCGACTGCGCGCCAGCGGCCTGGCGCTGCGCTTTTTGACCAATACAACGCGCTCGCCGCGCCGACGCATCGTCGCCAACCTGCAACAGATGGGCTTCGCCATCGCACCGGAGGAAGTGCAGACGGCCGTGCACGCAACCCGCCATCTGGTCGAGCAACGCGGCCTGCGTCCGCATTACCTGATACATCCCGATATCGCCGACGAAATCGGCGCCAGCCACGCCGACCCCGATGCCGTGGTGCTCGGCGATGCCGGCGAGCATTTCACCTATGCCGCGCTGAACACGGCATTTCGTCTGCTGATGCAGGGTCGACCGCTGATCGTCATGGCGCGCAACCGCTATTTCAAGGAAAAGGACGGCCTGACGCTGGACATGGGCGCCTACGTCGCCGGCCTGGAATACAGCAGCGGCGTCAAGGCGGAAGTGGTCGGCAAGCCGGCGGCACCGTTCTTTTTATCGGCGTTGGCCGAGCTCGGCGTCGCGCCGGAAAATGCCGTACTGATCGGCGACGACCTCAGCGACGACATCGGCGGCGCGCAGGCCGCCGGCATTCCCGGCCTGCTGGTGCGCACCGGCAAGTTCCGGCCGGGCGACGAGGCGCATCCGGAAATCAGGCCGGCCGCAACGGTCGACGACTTTGCGGCGGCCGTTTCCCGGCTGCTCGATCGCTAA
- a CDS encoding LysE family translocator translates to MISLEFLITSLIVVLIPGTGVIYTVSTGLVAGRRAGLFAALGCTLGIVPHLLATVLGLAALLHSSALAFQALKYAGVAYLFYVAWATWRDRSAFAVEAGQVARSSASAVVIKAFLLNILNPKLTIFFLAFLPQFVAPGAARPLLQLFALSGVFMAMTFVVFVAYGLLAHAFRHAVIESPRVQAWLRRGFAAAFVGLGANLAWSEK, encoded by the coding sequence ATGATCAGCCTCGAATTTTTGATTACCTCCCTGATCGTCGTCCTCATCCCCGGCACCGGCGTCATCTACACCGTCTCCACCGGCCTCGTCGCCGGGCGGCGGGCGGGTCTGTTTGCGGCCTTGGGTTGTACGCTCGGGATCGTGCCGCATCTGCTGGCGACGGTGCTCGGGCTGGCGGCGCTGCTGCACAGCAGCGCGCTGGCTTTCCAGGCGCTGAAATATGCCGGCGTGGCTTATTTGTTCTATGTCGCCTGGGCGACCTGGCGCGACCGTTCGGCGTTTGCCGTCGAGGCGGGGCAGGTGGCGCGCAGTTCGGCGTCGGCCGTGGTGATCAAGGCTTTCCTGCTCAATATCCTCAATCCCAAGCTGACCATTTTCTTCCTCGCCTTCCTGCCACAATTCGTGGCGCCGGGCGCGGCGCGGCCCTTGCTGCAGTTGTTCGCGCTGAGCGGCGTTTTCATGGCGATGACCTTTGTCGTGTTCGTCGCCTACGGCTTGCTGGCGCATGCCTTCCGCCATGCGGTGATCGAGTCGCCGCGCGTGCAGGCCTGGCTGCGGCGCGGTTTTGCCGCCGCCTTTGTCGGGCTGGGGGCGAATCTGGCCTGGTCGGAGAAGTGA
- a CDS encoding dihydroorotate dehydrogenase-like protein: MPDLSTTYLGLKLKNPLVPSSTPLSRQIDPILHLEDAGAAAIVMHSLFEEDVRNDERMIDRFLITPDAFGESAGHLPGRHDYVSKLDTYLEQITQLKARLEIPVVASLNGSSLNGWVELGQEMQAAGADALELNAWYMPGDPEIPGDALEERYLGLLQELKDQVGIPVSMKLSPFFSSLPNFVRRAEQAGAAGISLFNRFFQPDIDLATLKVVDRVQLSTSADTLLTMRWIAILRGRSKLSLAASGGVHTADDALKMLLAGADVVHMASALLVGGPPALMEVLDGISRWMEKGEYASVAQLKGSMSQQNLPDPSAFARAAYLNALDSFTPPAGVMY, translated from the coding sequence ATGCCTGATTTGTCCACCACCTACCTCGGGCTCAAGCTCAAGAATCCGCTGGTTCCTTCCTCGACGCCGCTCAGTCGCCAGATCGATCCCATCCTGCACCTCGAGGATGCCGGCGCCGCGGCCATCGTCATGCACTCGCTGTTCGAGGAAGACGTGCGCAACGACGAGCGCATGATCGACCGCTTCCTGATCACGCCCGACGCCTTCGGCGAATCGGCCGGCCACCTGCCGGGCCGCCACGACTACGTCAGCAAGCTCGACACCTATCTCGAGCAGATCACGCAACTCAAGGCGCGCCTGGAAATCCCGGTGGTTGCCAGCCTCAACGGCTCCTCGCTCAACGGCTGGGTCGAACTCGGCCAGGAAATGCAGGCGGCCGGCGCCGACGCGCTCGAACTCAACGCCTGGTACATGCCGGGCGACCCGGAAATCCCGGGCGATGCGCTCGAAGAACGCTATCTCGGCCTGCTCCAGGAATTGAAGGATCAGGTCGGCATCCCGGTCAGCATGAAGCTGTCGCCCTTCTTTTCGTCGCTGCCCAACTTCGTGCGCCGCGCCGAGCAGGCCGGCGCTGCCGGCATCTCGCTGTTCAACCGCTTCTTCCAGCCCGACATTGATTTAGCCACTTTGAAAGTGGTCGACCGTGTGCAGCTTTCGACCTCGGCCGACACCCTGCTCACCATGCGCTGGATCGCCATCCTGCGCGGCCGCAGCAAACTGAGCCTGGCCGCCAGCGGCGGCGTGCACACGGCAGACGACGCCCTGAAAATGCTGCTCGCCGGCGCCGACGTCGTACACATGGCCAGCGCCCTGCTCGTCGGCGGCCCGCCGGCGCTGATGGAAGTGCTCGACGGCATCTCTCGCTGGATGGAAAAGGGCGAATACGCGTCGGTTGCGCAACTCAAAGGCTCGATGAGCCAGCAAAACCTGCCCGACCCGAGCGCCTTCGCACGGGCGGCCTACCTCAATGCGCTGGATTCGTTTACGCCGCCGGCGGGAGTGATGTACTGA
- the nifJ gene encoding pyruvate:ferredoxin (flavodoxin) oxidoreductase: MKHMLTIDGNEAVAHVAFRISEVIAIYPITPSSGMGELSDEWAAQGKANIWGSVPKVVELQSEGGAAGTVHGALQAGALATTFTASQGLLLMIPNMYKIAGELTPTVFHVAARALATHALSIFGDHSDVMSTRATGFALLSSNSVQEAHDMAAIATAATLAGRIPVLHFFDGFRTSHEVAKIQTVDDAVLHKMLPQERIVELRGRALSPEHPVLRGTSQNPDVFFQAREAQNPWFDAFPDIVQEAMDEFGKLTGRPYKLFDYVGAPDAERVIILMGSGAETVQETVAHMNRRGEKVGLLKVRLFRPWAPAALLAALPATTRQIAVLDRCKEPGAAGEPLYKDVLVALAEDASNEAPRFATMLRVIGGRYGLGSKEFNPAMVLAVFAALTEPAPKRRFTVGIADDVTGLSLPFDASFRSDATAETFAAVFYGLGSDGTVSANKNSIKIIGDETELYAQGYFVYDSKKSGAMTVSHLRFGPQPIRSAYLTGDGDAKFIACHQPHFVETHDLLAHAAPGAVFLLNTHLPPERVFATLPLAMQRRMIEKQIRFYVIDAYQVAQEADMGRRINTVMQTCFFAISGILPQEDAIAAIKHAVEKTYGRKGRRIAELNYRAIDKTLACLNQVVLPAETTSTATPDAAIVGQPLTDFVRKLTLPMIAGHGDSLPVSLFPVDGTWPTGTAKYEKRNLALQIPVLETDLCTQCGKCVFVCPHSAIRAKAFPAELAENAPATFKHMAPRSKDYPASWNISYQVAPEDCTGCTLCVEVCPIRDKSNVSRKALNMAEQPPLRAQEAENWEFFLKLPDYDRRIVKRGTVPGAMLLPPLFEFSGACVGCGETPYIRLATQLFGDRMLVANATGCSSIYGGNLPTTPYTTNAEGRGPAWNNSLFEDNAEFGLGMRLATDQLADAARTQLKALALEVGDEVVAALLHADQSTEAGIHEQRERVAALQAKLGHLATPAAASLSAIAENLVRRSVWIIGGDGWAYDIGFGGLDHVLSSGADVNILVLDTEVYSNTGGQNSKATPRGAVAKFAASGQNNRKKDLARIAMDYENVFVAKVAYGAKDTHTLKAFIDAESYPGVSIIIAYSPCIAHGVDMSHNHSQQDLAVKSGHWPLLRYDPRRREQGANPLSVDSAAPSVPFRDFAKNEARFTVLERQHPEAAARFMDQAESDARLRHQEYVELAGLLLPETMIAEQKAASAENKGEPNA; encoded by the coding sequence ATGAAACACATGCTCACCATCGACGGTAACGAAGCCGTCGCACACGTGGCCTTCCGCATTTCCGAAGTGATCGCCATTTACCCGATCACCCCTTCGTCCGGCATGGGCGAACTGTCCGACGAATGGGCGGCACAGGGCAAGGCCAATATCTGGGGCAGCGTCCCGAAAGTCGTCGAACTGCAATCCGAAGGCGGCGCCGCCGGCACCGTGCATGGCGCGCTGCAGGCCGGCGCGCTGGCGACGACCTTCACGGCCTCGCAAGGCCTGCTGCTGATGATCCCGAACATGTACAAGATCGCCGGCGAACTGACGCCGACGGTGTTTCATGTCGCCGCGCGCGCCCTGGCGACGCATGCGCTGTCGATCTTCGGCGACCATTCCGACGTGATGTCCACGCGCGCCACCGGCTTCGCGCTGCTTTCCTCCAACTCGGTGCAGGAAGCGCACGACATGGCGGCCATCGCCACCGCCGCGACGCTGGCCGGACGCATTCCGGTGCTGCATTTCTTCGACGGTTTCCGCACCTCGCACGAGGTTGCCAAGATCCAGACGGTCGACGACGCCGTTTTGCACAAAATGCTGCCGCAGGAGCGCATTGTCGAGTTGCGCGGCCGCGCGCTGTCGCCGGAACACCCGGTGCTGCGCGGCACGTCGCAGAATCCGGACGTTTTCTTCCAGGCGCGCGAGGCGCAGAACCCGTGGTTCGACGCCTTCCCGGACATCGTTCAGGAAGCCATGGACGAATTCGGCAAGCTCACCGGTCGACCCTATAAATTGTTCGATTATGTCGGTGCGCCCGACGCCGAGCGCGTCATCATCCTGATGGGTTCCGGCGCCGAAACCGTGCAGGAAACGGTCGCCCACATGAATCGCCGCGGCGAGAAGGTCGGGCTGCTCAAGGTCCGCCTGTTCCGCCCCTGGGCGCCGGCTGCCTTGCTCGCCGCCTTGCCGGCGACGACGCGCCAGATTGCTGTGCTCGACCGCTGCAAGGAACCGGGCGCCGCCGGCGAACCGCTCTACAAGGACGTCCTGGTGGCGCTGGCCGAAGATGCCAGCAATGAAGCACCGCGCTTCGCCACCATGCTGCGCGTGATCGGCGGGCGTTACGGCCTGGGTTCCAAGGAATTCAATCCGGCCATGGTTTTGGCCGTTTTTGCCGCGTTGACCGAGCCGGCGCCGAAACGCCGCTTCACGGTCGGTATTGCCGACGATGTGACCGGCCTGTCGCTGCCCTTCGACGCCAGCTTCCGCAGCGACGCCACCGCCGAAACCTTTGCCGCCGTGTTCTACGGTCTGGGTTCGGATGGCACGGTGTCGGCCAACAAGAATTCGATCAAGATCATCGGCGACGAAACCGAGCTCTATGCGCAAGGTTATTTCGTCTACGACTCCAAGAAGTCGGGCGCGATGACCGTTTCGCACCTGCGTTTCGGGCCGCAACCCATCCGTTCGGCCTACCTGACCGGCGACGGCGACGCCAAGTTCATCGCCTGCCACCAGCCGCATTTTGTCGAAACGCATGATCTGCTGGCGCATGCCGCGCCGGGCGCCGTTTTCCTGCTCAATACGCATCTGCCGCCGGAGCGCGTCTTCGCGACGCTGCCGCTTGCCATGCAGCGCCGGATGATCGAAAAGCAGATCCGCTTCTACGTCATCGACGCTTATCAGGTGGCGCAGGAGGCCGACATGGGCCGGCGCATCAATACCGTGATGCAGACCTGCTTCTTCGCCATTTCCGGCATCCTGCCGCAGGAAGACGCGATTGCCGCGATCAAGCATGCGGTCGAGAAAACCTACGGTCGCAAGGGCCGGCGCATTGCCGAACTGAATTACCGCGCCATCGACAAGACGCTGGCCTGCCTGAACCAGGTGGTTTTGCCCGCAGAAACGACGTCGACCGCTACGCCGGACGCCGCCATTGTCGGCCAGCCGCTGACCGATTTCGTGCGCAAGCTGACCTTGCCGATGATCGCCGGCCATGGCGACAGCCTGCCGGTTTCGCTGTTCCCGGTCGATGGTACCTGGCCGACCGGCACCGCCAAGTACGAAAAGCGCAATCTGGCGCTGCAGATCCCGGTGCTCGAAACCGATCTGTGTACGCAATGTGGCAAGTGCGTCTTCGTCTGCCCGCATTCGGCGATCCGCGCCAAGGCCTTCCCGGCTGAACTGGCCGAGAACGCGCCTGCGACGTTCAAGCACATGGCGCCGCGCAGCAAGGATTACCCGGCAAGCTGGAACATCAGCTACCAGGTGGCGCCCGAGGATTGCACGGGCTGCACACTGTGCGTCGAAGTCTGCCCGATCCGCGACAAGTCCAATGTCTCGCGCAAGGCCCTGAACATGGCCGAGCAGCCGCCGCTGCGCGCCCAGGAAGCCGAGAACTGGGAATTCTTCCTCAAGCTGCCCGACTACGACCGGCGCATCGTCAAGCGCGGCACCGTGCCCGGCGCCATGCTGTTGCCACCGCTCTTCGAGTTTTCCGGCGCCTGCGTCGGCTGTGGCGAAACGCCGTACATCCGCCTCGCCACGCAACTGTTCGGCGACCGCATGCTGGTCGCCAACGCCACCGGCTGTTCGTCGATCTACGGCGGCAACCTGCCGACCACGCCGTACACGACCAACGCCGAGGGCAGGGGGCCGGCCTGGAACAATTCGTTGTTCGAGGACAATGCCGAATTCGGGCTCGGCATGCGCCTGGCCACCGATCAGCTGGCCGATGCGGCGCGCACGCAATTGAAGGCGCTGGCGCTGGAAGTCGGCGACGAGGTGGTGGCCGCCTTGCTACACGCCGACCAATCGACCGAAGCCGGCATCCATGAGCAGCGCGAGCGCGTTGCGGCATTGCAGGCCAAGCTCGGCCACCTCGCGACGCCGGCCGCCGCTTCGCTTTCGGCGATTGCCGAAAACCTGGTGCGGCGCAGCGTCTGGATCATCGGCGGCGACGGCTGGGCCTACGACATCGGCTTCGGCGGCCTCGACCATGTGCTGTCGTCGGGCGCGGACGTCAATATCCTGGTGCTCGATACCGAGGTCTATTCCAACACCGGCGGCCAGAACTCCAAGGCGACGCCGCGCGGCGCCGTCGCCAAGTTCGCGGCGAGCGGCCAGAACAACCGCAAGAAGGACCTGGCGCGCATCGCGATGGACTACGAAAACGTCTTCGTCGCCAAGGTCGCCTACGGCGCCAAGGACACGCACACGCTGAAGGCCTTCATCGACGCCGAAAGCTATCCCGGCGTCTCGATCATCATCGCCTACAGCCCGTGCATCGCGCACGGCGTCGACATGTCGCACAACCACAGCCAGCAGGACCTGGCGGTCAAATCCGGCCACTGGCCGTTGCTGCGCTACGATCCGCGCCGCCGCGAGCAGGGCGCCAATCCGCTGTCGGTCGATAGTGCCGCGCCGAGCGTACCGTTCAGGGATTTCGCCAAAAACGAGGCGCGCTTCACCGTGCTCGAACGCCAGCATCCGGAAGCCGCCGCCCGCTTCATGGACCAGGCCGAAAGCGACGCCCGCCTGCGTCACCAGGAATACGTCGAACTGGCCGGCCTGTTGCTGCCGGAAACGATGATCGCTGAACAGAAGGCCGCCAGCGCCGAAAACAAGGGAGAGCCCAATGCCTGA